Proteins co-encoded in one Candidatus Bathyarchaeota archaeon genomic window:
- a CDS encoding radical SAM protein, producing the protein MTSWRATGACNARCRYCNVDATGQHAPREMTTQEAFHLVDEVHKFGVRWFGIKGGEPLMRKDIFEIVTYAKSKGLNVCLLTNGCFVDGDIYDNLVKNQVWTSVSIDGPEEINDQLRGIGSYKKALAAIEKLSKGKILNGLACAITTVNYKYLDHVAELADKYHANFVWYNHLVPSGRAKSTMELTPTPEQYEWVLNHIWDITEKYRGKFEVHVHCPHFARVVKQRIPEAQFNEWYEKEFHGKCTYFAFGGYLSVTENGDLIPCFYTDLQPSEPLMLGNIRNKSLTTAWEEVKQSPYYNKFQARNVLKGKCGVCEYREICGGCRNRAYAYTGDIAESDPACAYIPEALRKK; encoded by the coding sequence ATGACTTCTTGGAGAGCAACAGGAGCCTGCAACGCTCGATGCAGATACTGCAATGTTGATGCTACAGGTCAACATGCTCCAAGAGAAATGACTACGCAAGAAGCGTTCCATTTGGTTGATGAAGTGCACAAGTTCGGCGTAAGATGGTTCGGAATAAAAGGTGGCGAACCGCTCATGCGCAAAGACATCTTTGAGATTGTGACTTACGCTAAGAGCAAAGGCTTAAACGTGTGCCTATTAACCAACGGATGCTTTGTTGACGGCGACATATACGATAATTTGGTGAAAAACCAAGTTTGGACATCTGTCAGCATTGACGGGCCAGAAGAAATCAACGACCAACTGCGCGGAATAGGCTCGTACAAGAAAGCGTTGGCAGCCATCGAAAAACTTTCCAAGGGCAAAATCCTAAACGGCTTAGCCTGTGCAATAACGACCGTAAACTACAAGTACCTTGACCACGTTGCCGAATTAGCTGACAAATACCATGCTAACTTCGTCTGGTACAATCACTTGGTGCCCAGTGGCAGAGCAAAATCCACCATGGAACTGACCCCCACACCTGAACAGTACGAGTGGGTTTTGAATCACATTTGGGACATCACAGAAAAGTACAGAGGCAAATTTGAAGTGCACGTTCATTGCCCACATTTTGCCCGAGTTGTAAAACAAAGAATCCCTGAGGCACAGTTTAACGAGTGGTACGAGAAGGAGTTCCATGGTAAATGCACCTACTTCGCCTTCGGCGGATATTTGAGCGTAACAGAAAACGGTGACTTAATCCCCTGCTTCTACACAGACCTGCAGCCTTCTGAACCGTTAATGCTGGGCAACATAAGAAACAAAAGCTTAACTACCGCCTGGGAAGAAGTCAAACAATCACCCTACTACAACAAATTCCAAGCCCGAAACGTGCTAAAGGGCAAATGCGGAGTTTGCGAGTACCGCGAAATCTGCGGCGGATGCAGAAACCGAGCTTACGCCTACACGGGCGACATAGCGGAATCTGACCCCGCTTGCGCCTACATTCCAGAGGCTCTGCGTAAAAAATAG
- a CDS encoding PQQ-binding-like beta-propeller repeat protein encodes MTEIQPYISAFNGKIYACNHTHALALDQTGKIVWGTAFPERTTWPVAYKIDDSHMVVENYCFNPETGALLWTSTDFNAFTGIFNSNVYSPEEKMFYTKVGSYIEAWDFSNPAKPPTRTWRTYIRGGGITGIGTAYGDGKVFTGSFENQQLALDAKTGDVLWTTLTKGPMVFTGAYSDGRYFKGGTDDNTMYCFNATNGEILWTYKPDTNGYFVTGCAVAYGMVYEMNKDGFLYAFDVETGEVMWKYKGPNDSLMWPGMPTVADGKLYVTTGQSAQYNAPEGISEFSCLNAFTGETIWSLTLEALPPRESVAIAYGMLLMIPGDVTTAVDTISGTEYTTANQIWAIGEKSVPVSSWPMWRADPVHSSTAPIGPANLSLTWKFETKGSVISSPSVVDGIVYFGSQDKNIYAIGAWSGQLIWKYETLAPIESSPAVVNGRVYTGGDDGYVYCLDAYKGTLIWKTFVNGDLPFTFGNLVLKSSPAVADGIVYVGSLDNYTYAINANNGDIVWKTKTEGPVSSSPAVAGGAVYILSEEPQTGAFYKFDAKTGDVIWKKKFPYRISFAGGTQMMGSPSVADGMVFAMSNWGDYFCIDTQTGAIKWTFSNPTASEFIVSSPIYVDGKVFVIDKFNLACLDATNGYTIWSTYTGDELYVAPSYADGKVYMVTSQRNIFVLDVTNNGTKIATATTGSSSWSSPTIANGRLYVGCHDWNVYCYSESYTQGESTPAPTSTPTPFELPSEYMVLIAVAVIIVVIFVSVGYFVLKRANISLSNRFSEKPTD; translated from the coding sequence ATGACTGAAATTCAACCCTACATCTCAGCGTTCAACGGAAAAATCTACGCCTGCAACCACACGCACGCTTTAGCGCTTGACCAAACAGGAAAAATCGTGTGGGGAACAGCTTTTCCTGAACGTACAACGTGGCCTGTCGCCTACAAAATCGATGATTCACACATGGTAGTGGAGAACTATTGTTTTAACCCCGAAACAGGCGCTCTGCTGTGGACCAGCACTGATTTTAATGCTTTCACAGGCATCTTCAACAGCAACGTCTACAGCCCCGAAGAAAAAATGTTCTACACCAAAGTCGGCTCCTACATAGAAGCTTGGGACTTCTCAAACCCAGCAAAACCGCCAACACGAACGTGGAGAACCTACATACGCGGCGGCGGCATAACAGGCATCGGAACTGCATACGGCGACGGCAAGGTTTTCACTGGCTCGTTTGAGAACCAGCAGTTGGCGCTTGATGCCAAAACAGGCGATGTTTTATGGACAACCCTGACCAAGGGTCCAATGGTTTTCACGGGTGCTTACTCTGATGGCAGATACTTCAAGGGAGGCACAGACGACAACACAATGTACTGCTTTAACGCCACAAACGGCGAAATCCTCTGGACATACAAACCTGACACAAACGGCTACTTCGTCACAGGCTGCGCTGTAGCATACGGCATGGTTTATGAAATGAACAAAGACGGTTTCCTCTACGCTTTCGATGTGGAAACAGGCGAGGTAATGTGGAAGTACAAGGGTCCAAACGATTCGCTCATGTGGCCTGGAATGCCCACAGTTGCAGACGGCAAACTCTACGTGACAACAGGGCAATCCGCCCAGTACAATGCTCCTGAAGGCATATCCGAGTTCTCTTGTTTAAACGCTTTCACAGGTGAAACTATTTGGTCACTTACCTTAGAAGCGTTGCCACCACGAGAATCTGTTGCCATTGCTTACGGCATGTTGCTTATGATTCCAGGTGACGTAACAACAGCGGTTGATACGATTTCAGGAACCGAGTACACTACAGCTAACCAGATATGGGCAATTGGAGAGAAATCGGTTCCCGTTAGTTCTTGGCCTATGTGGCGTGCTGACCCAGTCCACTCGTCTACAGCGCCAATTGGTCCAGCAAACCTTTCTTTGACTTGGAAGTTTGAAACAAAAGGCTCAGTTATTTCTTCACCAAGCGTAGTGGACGGCATAGTCTACTTTGGCTCTCAAGATAAGAACATATATGCCATCGGCGCATGGAGCGGCCAGTTGATTTGGAAATATGAAACCTTGGCACCCATCGAATCTTCCCCTGCAGTTGTGAACGGCAGAGTTTACACGGGAGGCGACGACGGCTACGTTTACTGTTTAGATGCATACAAGGGCACGCTAATCTGGAAAACATTTGTAAACGGCGATTTACCTTTCACCTTCGGCAACTTGGTTTTGAAATCTTCACCTGCAGTTGCTGACGGCATAGTTTACGTCGGTTCCTTAGACAATTACACGTATGCTATTAACGCAAACAACGGCGACATCGTGTGGAAAACCAAAACTGAAGGTCCAGTTTCGTCTTCACCAGCGGTAGCTGGGGGTGCTGTCTACATATTGTCTGAGGAACCCCAGACAGGAGCTTTCTACAAGTTTGATGCCAAAACTGGCGATGTAATCTGGAAGAAAAAGTTCCCCTACCGAATTTCCTTTGCCGGCGGTACCCAAATGATGGGTTCTCCATCCGTCGCTGATGGCATGGTGTTTGCAATGTCTAACTGGGGCGATTACTTCTGCATAGACACCCAAACTGGCGCGATAAAGTGGACTTTTTCAAACCCGACAGCCAGCGAGTTTATTGTTTCTTCACCCATTTACGTTGACGGCAAAGTTTTCGTCATTGACAAATTCAACTTGGCATGTCTCGACGCAACCAACGGTTACACCATTTGGAGTACGTATACAGGCGACGAGTTGTATGTTGCTCCTTCTTATGCTGACGGCAAAGTCTACATGGTAACGAGTCAACGTAACATATTCGTCCTAGACGTAACCAATAACGGTACAAAAATCGCGACTGCCACCACAGGCTCCAGCAGTTGGTCATCGCCAACTATAGCTAACGGAAGATTGTATGTGGGATGCCACGACTGGAATGTTTACTGCTACTCCGAATCATACACTCAAGGTGAAAGCACACCTGCTCCTACATCTACGCCAACACCGTTCGAGTTGCCCTCTGAATACATGGTTTTAATTGCAGTCGCAGTCATCATAGTTGTCATCTTTGTTTCTGTCGGCTACTTTGTTTTGAAACGGGCTAACATCTCCCTTTCAAACCGCTTCTCCGAGAAACCCACTGATTAA
- a CDS encoding diphthine--ammonia ligase, which yields MKVVVHWSGGKDCCTALHKVIEQGHEVACLVTYIYMDPYIFHSFKVIELQAKTLGLPHQFVKITDNRYDDIMGTLERLHKEEGVEAIVTGDIDNVHHRRVWKDACKKLGVKLLMPLWDRPLNLIPGSRYRKRIMEIEQSTGVKAILSCIDQRYFTQDWLGRWIDRKCIEDMKPLVGPAGKGIDVSGEPGEYHSTSLDAPLFKERIEITKFTKKSKVVDFGGSPFREGNFLYMDIEEAVLKPKNQNTPSLKQ from the coding sequence ATGAAAGTTGTTGTTCACTGGAGCGGCGGAAAAGACTGCTGCACAGCACTCCACAAAGTAATCGAGCAGGGACACGAAGTAGCATGCTTGGTTACGTACATTTACATGGATCCCTACATTTTCCACAGCTTCAAAGTCATAGAGCTGCAAGCGAAAACGCTGGGGCTTCCGCACCAGTTTGTAAAAATCACAGACAACCGTTATGACGATATTATGGGTACCCTTGAACGGCTACATAAAGAAGAAGGCGTCGAAGCCATAGTCACAGGCGACATCGACAACGTCCATCATAGGCGCGTGTGGAAAGACGCTTGCAAAAAATTAGGCGTCAAACTCTTAATGCCGCTTTGGGATAGACCGCTCAACCTGATTCCAGGCAGTCGCTACCGCAAGCGAATCATGGAAATTGAGCAGTCAACAGGAGTTAAAGCAATCCTGAGCTGCATTGACCAAAGATACTTCACGCAGGATTGGCTGGGGCGCTGGATTGACAGGAAATGCATCGAAGACATGAAGCCCCTCGTTGGTCCAGCAGGTAAAGGAATAGATGTCTCAGGCGAGCCTGGCGAGTACCACTCAACTTCACTTGATGCGCCATTGTTCAAGGAACGCATTGAAATAACCAAATTCACCAAGAAAAGCAAAGTGGTTGATTTTGGAGGCTCGCCCTTCAGAGAGGGAAACTTTCTCTATATGGATATTGAAGAAGCCGTTCTTAAACCCAAAAACCAAAACACCCCTTCCCTAAAACAGTAG